A single region of the Candidatus Nanopelagicales bacterium genome encodes:
- a CDS encoding alpha/beta fold hydrolase, with product MRRQIVAMSAFLAAASLALGACGLTSNGGGPTTPPTSSPSANLQGYYNQQVQWRSCLNGMQCARVQVPLDYDRPDAARIPLAVARMPLRDQSNKLGSLVLNPGGPGGSGIQYAQAAQYELGADVLNRYDIVGFDPRGVGRSRPIECMNDAQTDKFIATVGPPANAAQTEALLSASRSVGKTCELNSPALTPNVGTAEAARDMDIIRSVLGDAKLNYLGKSYGTFLGLTYADLFTDRVGSFVLDGVIDPTLTNDGLAKGQAEGFQLALSRFIANCPKHADCPLPADPKAGLVK from the coding sequence ATGAGGCGACAGATCGTGGCGATGTCGGCCTTTCTTGCCGCAGCCAGCCTGGCGCTCGGCGCTTGCGGCTTGACCAGCAACGGCGGTGGACCAACGACCCCACCAACGTCGAGCCCGTCGGCGAACTTGCAGGGCTACTACAACCAACAGGTCCAATGGCGCAGTTGCCTGAACGGTATGCAATGCGCCAGGGTCCAGGTTCCGTTGGACTACGACAGGCCGGATGCCGCCCGCATCCCGCTGGCCGTCGCCCGGATGCCGTTGCGCGACCAGTCGAACAAGCTCGGCTCGTTGGTGCTCAACCCGGGCGGCCCCGGTGGATCGGGAATCCAGTACGCGCAGGCAGCGCAGTACGAGCTTGGCGCCGATGTCCTGAATCGTTACGACATTGTGGGGTTCGACCCTCGCGGCGTCGGGCGCAGCCGCCCCATCGAATGTATGAATGACGCCCAGACCGACAAGTTCATCGCCACCGTCGGTCCGCCGGCGAACGCGGCACAGACCGAAGCGCTGCTGAGCGCCAGCCGATCCGTTGGCAAGACTTGTGAACTGAACTCACCCGCGTTGACCCCGAACGTCGGGACGGCCGAAGCCGCCCGAGACATGGACATCATCCGGTCCGTTCTCGGCGACGCGAAGCTGAACTACCTGGGCAAGTCGTACGGAACGTTCCTCGGACTGACGTACGCGGATCTGTTCACCGATCGGGTCGGCAGCTTTGTCCTCGACGGCGTCATCGACCCGACGCTGACAAACGACGGGTTGGCCAAGGGACAGGCAGAAGGTTTCCAGCTGGCGCTCAGTAGGTTCATCGCCAACTGCCCCAAGCACGCGGACTGCCCCCTACCGGCTGACCCAAAAGCTGGTCTAGTCAAGAT
- a CDS encoding DNA polymerase III subunit delta' has product MTVWDGLVGQGDAVETLRAASLHAGTIPVGPSMTHAWLITGPPGSGRSTAAIAFARALMCDQAGCGDCPACRDVSAGGHPDVEIVRPQGLSYRTDDARALVNRAFIAPSLGRWHVIVIEDADRLTEAANNVLLKAIEEPPPRAVWILCTPSAEDVLPTIRSRCRQIALRSPNPMDVADYLSSTEQVDHAVALFAARAAQGHVGRARALVRDEGARQRRQQILTIPSSLSDLGACQRAAEQIVATAKKDALAATQDVDQKELANLHLAWGEGAEGRGVKGGARGMKGAEKELTDRQNSRRTRTQRDQLDRALIDLLAFYRDVLAVQFAAENGEPRPELINEEIHGEVERSAQSSSPTETMRRINAVDHARVALNANVTPELAIGSLTIELRRPSLRRSI; this is encoded by the coding sequence GTGACGGTGTGGGACGGCCTGGTCGGTCAGGGGGATGCGGTCGAGACCCTGCGCGCGGCCTCCCTTCACGCTGGCACGATTCCCGTGGGCCCATCAATGACCCACGCTTGGTTGATCACCGGGCCACCAGGCAGTGGCCGTTCCACCGCCGCCATCGCCTTTGCCAGAGCCCTGATGTGCGACCAGGCTGGGTGCGGTGACTGCCCTGCGTGTCGCGATGTTTCGGCCGGCGGTCATCCCGATGTCGAGATCGTCCGACCGCAGGGACTCAGCTATCGCACCGACGATGCTCGGGCGCTGGTGAACCGGGCGTTCATTGCGCCCTCGCTCGGCCGTTGGCATGTGATCGTCATCGAAGATGCCGATCGTCTGACCGAAGCCGCGAACAATGTGCTGCTCAAGGCCATCGAAGAGCCACCGCCGCGAGCGGTCTGGATCCTGTGCACGCCCAGTGCCGAGGACGTGCTGCCGACTATTCGCTCGCGCTGCCGCCAGATCGCGCTGCGCAGCCCCAATCCGATGGATGTGGCTGACTACTTGTCCAGTACCGAGCAGGTCGATCATGCGGTCGCGCTCTTTGCCGCTCGTGCGGCGCAGGGACATGTCGGGCGGGCACGAGCACTGGTCCGCGACGAGGGGGCCCGCCAGCGTCGCCAGCAAATCCTGACCATCCCGTCGTCATTGTCCGACCTCGGCGCGTGCCAGCGTGCGGCCGAACAGATCGTCGCTACGGCAAAGAAGGATGCGCTCGCTGCGACGCAAGATGTCGACCAGAAGGAACTCGCGAATCTGCACTTGGCCTGGGGTGAGGGGGCCGAGGGTCGAGGGGTCAAAGGCGGAGCCCGCGGGATGAAGGGTGCCGAGAAGGAGCTAACCGATCGACAGAACTCACGACGAACCCGCACCCAACGTGACCAGTTGGACCGGGCCCTCATTGACCTGTTGGCGTTCTACCGGGATGTGTTGGCGGTGCAGTTCGCCGCCGAAAACGGCGAGCCCAGGCCGGAGTTGATCAACGAGGAAATTCATGGCGAGGTTGAACGCTCGGCCCAATCCAGCTCCCCGACGGAGACGATGCGGCGGATCAACGCAGTCGATCATGCGCGCGTTGCGCTCAACGCCAACGTAACCCCGGAACTGGCCATCGGCTCGTTGACCATCGAATTGCGACGTCCCAGCCTAAGGAGGTCGATATGA
- a CDS encoding dTMP kinase, which yields MSTGFFIVFEGGEGAGKSTQVAELARNLRSRGSHVVLTREPGGVPSAEAIRSILLDPANDGLTDRAEALLFAAARAEHAAQLIRPALDRGDVVICDRFIDSSVAYQGVARDLGVDQIADLSAWATEGLLPDLTIVLDIDPVDGLVRAGHTSATPDRMESESLSFHERVRQAFLDRAAASPQRYEVIDATLPADVVAQQVGRAVTALISRQR from the coding sequence ATGAGCACGGGATTCTTCATCGTCTTCGAAGGCGGCGAGGGTGCGGGCAAGTCCACCCAGGTCGCCGAACTGGCGCGCAACTTGCGCTCGCGTGGTTCGCACGTCGTGCTCACCCGAGAGCCAGGCGGGGTGCCGTCGGCCGAGGCGATCCGTTCGATTCTGCTCGATCCCGCCAACGACGGACTCACCGATCGGGCGGAAGCACTGCTCTTCGCGGCCGCCCGTGCCGAGCACGCCGCCCAGTTGATTCGGCCTGCCCTCGACCGTGGCGACGTTGTGATCTGTGACCGGTTCATCGACTCCTCCGTTGCGTACCAAGGGGTTGCCCGGGACTTGGGCGTTGACCAGATCGCTGATCTGAGCGCGTGGGCGACCGAAGGCCTGCTGCCAGATTTGACAATCGTGCTGGACATCGACCCGGTCGACGGTTTGGTGCGGGCAGGCCACACGAGCGCGACGCCGGATCGTATGGAATCGGAATCGTTGTCGTTCCACGAGCGAGTTCGGCAGGCATTCCTTGACCGCGCCGCAGCGAGTCCGCAGCGGTACGAAGTCATCGACGCGACCTTGCCCGCGGACGTCGTGGCCCAACAGGTCGGCCGGGCGGTCACAGCCCTCATATCGAGGCAGCGCTAG
- the topA gene encoding type I DNA topoisomerase yields the protein MGLESPRHHLNSPPNQRSAPVPTKPATRRLVIVESPAKAKTIQGYLGKGYEVDSSVGHIRDLPQGAAEIPEQYRGLPWARLAIDIDNDFAPVYVVHPSKKAKVAELKKKLKNADELLLATDEDREGEAIAWHLLEVLKPKVPVRRMVFHEITKEAIQRAAEETRELDTSLVDAQEARRVLDRLYGFEVSPVLWKKIMSNLSAGRVQSVALRLVVDRERERIAFRAAEYWDLEALVDPGAFPARLTGVDSQRIATGADFDDRGQLKKPDVLRLDGAGAEKLSDALTDAPLRVTSVTRTPKSRRPQPPFMTSTLQQAAGNKLRWTAQRAMRVAQGLYERGYITYMRTDSTTLSDAAINAARKQAGELYGADHVSAAPRRYERKVKNAQEAHEAVRPAGDSFRTPAEVAGELTGDDFALYDLIWKRTVASQMADAKLATTTIKLNADASDGRVAQFSASGTVVTFAGYMAAYEEGDSDDSGKDGKEGSTRLPNLSEGDHVELRSICAEGHATKPPARYTEARLVKELEERGIGRPSTYASIIDTLERRNYVVKRGSAMIPTWLAFAVIRLLEEHFAQLVDYDFTATMEEVLDTVAAGDVPRLEVLRRFYFGGEGLKGEPFTGLHQLVNGLGDIDAREISSFPLADSDLVLRVGRYGPYLDRNGERANVPEELAPDELTVAKAEELMALPSGDRELGIDSVSGNMIVAKTGRYGPYVTELLPEDPEPQPAPAPVSPIDGGDSDGAAVAKPKPKKRAKSKVKPRTASLFKDMSLDTVTFDDAMKLLSLPRVIGQHPEDGEEILARNGRYGPYITCGKETRSIADEPTLFTMTLDEAIAVLAKPKERRGRGQAAPGKEIGEDPATKAMITLKDGRFGPYVTDGETNASLRRADDPLTITLDRAVELLAERRAAGPPVKKRAAKKAAKKSPAKKSTAKKATAKKTAKKAPAKKVATANS from the coding sequence ATGGGGTTAGAGTCGCCGCGGCATCACCTGAATTCACCACCGAACCAAAGGAGCGCGCCTGTGCCGACGAAGCCAGCCACCCGCCGGCTCGTCATCGTGGAGTCCCCGGCCAAAGCGAAGACGATCCAGGGTTACCTGGGCAAGGGCTATGAGGTCGACTCCAGCGTGGGCCACATTCGTGACCTCCCGCAGGGTGCCGCCGAGATCCCCGAGCAGTACCGCGGCCTGCCCTGGGCGCGGTTGGCGATCGACATCGACAATGACTTCGCCCCCGTCTATGTGGTGCATCCGTCCAAGAAGGCCAAAGTCGCCGAGCTCAAGAAGAAGCTCAAGAACGCCGACGAGTTGCTGCTCGCCACCGATGAGGACCGCGAGGGTGAGGCCATCGCATGGCACTTGCTGGAGGTCCTCAAGCCCAAGGTGCCGGTTCGTCGGATGGTCTTCCACGAGATCACCAAAGAAGCCATTCAGCGAGCGGCGGAAGAGACTCGCGAGCTCGACACGAGCTTGGTCGACGCGCAGGAAGCCCGCCGGGTGCTCGATCGGCTGTATGGCTTCGAGGTCTCGCCGGTGCTGTGGAAGAAGATCATGTCCAACCTGTCGGCCGGTCGCGTGCAGTCCGTTGCGCTGCGCCTCGTGGTGGATCGTGAGCGTGAGCGGATCGCATTCAGGGCGGCCGAGTACTGGGACCTGGAAGCGTTGGTCGACCCCGGGGCATTCCCTGCGCGACTGACCGGCGTGGACAGTCAGCGGATCGCCACCGGCGCTGACTTCGATGATCGCGGCCAGTTGAAGAAGCCCGACGTGCTGCGCCTCGACGGTGCCGGGGCCGAGAAGCTCTCCGACGCGCTGACCGACGCGCCACTGCGCGTCACGTCGGTGACCCGCACCCCAAAGTCGCGCAGACCGCAACCGCCGTTCATGACCTCGACGCTGCAGCAGGCCGCCGGCAACAAACTGCGCTGGACTGCCCAACGGGCGATGCGTGTCGCCCAAGGGCTCTACGAGCGCGGGTACATCACCTATATGCGGACCGACTCCACAACGCTGTCGGACGCTGCGATCAACGCCGCCCGCAAACAGGCCGGTGAACTCTATGGCGCCGACCATGTCTCGGCGGCACCTCGCCGGTACGAGCGCAAAGTGAAGAACGCGCAGGAGGCGCACGAGGCTGTTCGCCCGGCCGGGGATTCCTTCCGCACTCCTGCCGAGGTCGCCGGAGAGCTGACTGGTGACGACTTCGCGCTGTATGACCTGATCTGGAAACGAACCGTCGCATCGCAGATGGCTGACGCCAAGTTGGCGACGACGACGATCAAGCTGAACGCCGATGCTTCCGATGGCCGCGTCGCGCAGTTCTCCGCTAGCGGCACCGTCGTCACCTTCGCTGGGTACATGGCCGCCTACGAGGAGGGCGACTCCGACGATTCGGGCAAGGACGGCAAGGAAGGTTCGACCCGGCTGCCCAATCTTTCCGAGGGCGACCACGTCGAACTGCGCAGCATCTGCGCCGAAGGTCACGCCACCAAGCCGCCCGCGCGCTATACCGAGGCTCGGCTGGTCAAGGAACTCGAAGAGCGCGGCATCGGCCGCCCGAGCACCTACGCCTCCATCATCGACACCCTGGAGCGACGCAACTACGTCGTCAAGCGTGGCTCGGCAATGATCCCGACCTGGCTCGCGTTTGCCGTGATCCGGTTGCTGGAGGAACACTTCGCGCAACTCGTCGACTATGACTTCACCGCCACGATGGAGGAGGTGCTGGACACCGTCGCTGCTGGTGACGTTCCCCGGCTGGAGGTTCTGCGCCGGTTCTACTTCGGCGGCGAGGGCCTCAAGGGTGAGCCGTTCACCGGCTTACACCAACTGGTCAACGGGCTTGGTGATATCGACGCGAGAGAAATCTCCTCGTTCCCACTGGCCGACTCGGACCTGGTGTTGCGCGTTGGCCGCTATGGCCCGTACCTGGACCGCAATGGCGAGCGAGCCAACGTGCCGGAGGAGTTGGCACCCGATGAGTTGACGGTCGCGAAGGCCGAGGAGCTGATGGCGTTGCCGTCAGGTGATCGCGAACTCGGAATCGACTCGGTCAGTGGAAACATGATCGTGGCCAAGACCGGCCGCTACGGCCCGTACGTCACGGAGTTGCTGCCGGAGGATCCAGAGCCGCAGCCAGCCCCGGCGCCAGTGTCCCCCATCGACGGCGGCGATAGCGACGGTGCCGCGGTGGCCAAACCCAAGCCCAAGAAGCGCGCCAAATCCAAGGTCAAACCCCGCACGGCCAGCCTGTTCAAGGACATGTCCCTGGACACCGTGACCTTCGATGACGCGATGAAGCTGCTCTCGCTGCCGCGAGTCATCGGCCAACATCCCGAAGACGGCGAGGAGATCCTTGCTCGCAACGGTCGGTACGGCCCGTACATCACGTGTGGCAAGGAGACTCGCTCGATCGCTGACGAACCGACTTTGTTCACCATGACTTTGGACGAGGCGATTGCGGTACTGGCCAAACCGAAGGAACGTCGTGGTCGTGGCCAGGCAGCCCCTGGCAAGGAGATCGGCGAGGATCCGGCGACCAAAGCGATGATCACGCTGAAGGACGGCCGCTTCGGTCCCTACGTCACCGACGGGGAGACCAATGCATCGCTGCGACGCGCTGACGACCCCTTGACCATCACCCTCGACCGAGCGGTCGAGTTGTTGGCTGAGCGCAGGGCTGCCGGACCGCCGGTGAAGAAGCGGGCCGCGAAGAAGGCGGCCAAGAAGTCGCCAGCTAAGAAGAGCACGGCGAAGAAGGCTACGGCCAAGAAGACGGCCAAGAAAGCCCCTGCCAAGAAGGTCGCGACGGCGAACTCCTGA
- a CDS encoding sodium-translocating pyrophosphatase, with translation MSAVSSLAAGVAISLEGTNFTLVAVVALIALLALVVALVLVRGVLAAGQGTETMQEIAGSIQEGASAYLSRQFRTLSIFAVIVFFVLFLLPAETTSERIGRSIFFVVGAVFSGITGYVGMWLAVRANVRVAAAAQESGELNAMKIAFRSGGVAGMFTVGLGLFGAALVVLIYKGEAPKVLEGFGFGAALLAMFMRVGGGIFTKAADVGADLVGKVEQGIPEDDPRNAATIADNVGDNVGDCAGMAADLFESYAVTLVAALILGKAAFGEIGLVLPLVIPAIGVITAVLGIFTVAPRAGDRSGMTAINRGFFISAIISAILVVVASFWLLPSRIVELKGISIDGYGVDIFKIASFNPRLMTIGAVLIGILLAAAMQVLTGYFTETNRKPVNDVSQSSLTGPATVILAGISVGLESAVYSALLVAAAVYGAFLLGGGSLLLSLFAVALAGTGLLTTVGVIVAMDTFGPISDNAQGIAEMSGDVDEQGAQVLTSLDAVGNTTKAITKGIAIATAVLAATALFGSFRDTVVSAAADSGDALRTVFTSQPLDFGQYAGVLDVANPRNLVGLIIGAAVVFLFSGLAINAVSRAAGAVIFEVRRQFREHPGIMAGTEKPEYARVVDIVTRDSLRELATPGLLAVLTPIAVGFALGIGALGSYLVGTIATGLLMAVFLSNSGGAWDNAKKFVEDGNYGGKGSLSHEATIIGDTVGDPFKDTAGPSINPLIKVMNLVALLVAPAIVSMFLNNQTWLRMAIAGVATAIVVGSVIISKRRPIAVAEDDMGEGVEEPGAPTPDADDELDEIVDEVATEEGVPLPADEVEDGADGDKEDTKEDSKDDAKADASA, from the coding sequence ATGTCCGCAGTCAGCTCGCTTGCAGCTGGCGTCGCGATCTCGCTTGAAGGCACCAACTTCACCCTCGTGGCTGTCGTTGCTCTCATTGCCTTACTCGCGTTGGTCGTAGCGCTGGTCCTGGTTCGTGGCGTACTTGCCGCCGGTCAGGGAACCGAAACCATGCAGGAGATCGCCGGGTCGATCCAGGAAGGCGCATCCGCTTACCTGAGTAGGCAGTTCAGGACGCTGAGCATCTTCGCGGTGATCGTGTTCTTCGTTCTGTTCCTGCTTCCCGCCGAGACAACCAGTGAGCGCATCGGGCGCTCGATCTTCTTCGTCGTTGGTGCCGTGTTCTCCGGCATCACCGGCTACGTCGGCATGTGGCTGGCCGTCCGCGCGAACGTGCGCGTCGCCGCTGCCGCCCAGGAATCCGGCGAGCTCAACGCCATGAAGATCGCCTTCCGTTCCGGTGGCGTCGCTGGCATGTTCACCGTGGGCCTCGGCCTATTCGGTGCGGCACTGGTGGTGCTGATCTACAAGGGCGAGGCGCCCAAGGTGCTTGAGGGCTTCGGCTTCGGCGCTGCGCTGCTCGCGATGTTCATGCGTGTTGGCGGCGGTATCTTCACCAAGGCTGCCGACGTCGGAGCTGACTTGGTCGGCAAGGTCGAGCAGGGAATCCCGGAGGATGACCCCCGCAACGCAGCCACCATCGCCGACAACGTCGGTGACAACGTCGGTGACTGTGCCGGTATGGCAGCTGACCTGTTCGAGTCCTACGCCGTGACTTTGGTCGCCGCCCTCATCCTGGGTAAGGCAGCCTTCGGCGAAATCGGCCTTGTGCTTCCGCTGGTCATCCCGGCGATCGGTGTTATCACCGCAGTTCTGGGTATCTTCACGGTCGCTCCGCGTGCGGGTGATCGTTCCGGCATGACTGCCATCAACCGTGGCTTCTTCATCTCCGCGATCATCTCCGCGATCTTGGTTGTTGTGGCTTCGTTCTGGCTGCTGCCCTCACGGATCGTTGAGCTCAAGGGCATCTCGATTGACGGCTACGGCGTTGACATCTTCAAGATCGCCTCCTTCAACCCACGCCTCATGACGATCGGCGCGGTCCTGATCGGCATCCTGCTGGCAGCAGCGATGCAGGTTCTGACCGGCTACTTCACCGAGACCAACCGCAAGCCGGTCAACGACGTCTCACAGTCGTCGCTGACGGGTCCAGCGACGGTCATCTTGGCTGGTATTTCGGTGGGTCTTGAGTCTGCCGTTTACTCGGCGCTACTCGTCGCGGCCGCGGTCTACGGCGCGTTCCTGCTTGGTGGCGGTTCGCTGCTGCTCAGCCTGTTCGCGGTTGCGCTGGCCGGTACCGGCCTGCTGACCACCGTCGGTGTCATCGTCGCAATGGACACCTTTGGCCCGATCTCCGACAACGCCCAGGGCATCGCGGAGATGTCCGGTGACGTCGATGAGCAGGGCGCACAGGTGCTCACGAGCCTTGACGCGGTTGGGAATACGACCAAGGCGATCACCAAGGGCATCGCGATCGCGACCGCCGTGCTCGCTGCGACCGCGCTGTTCGGCTCCTTCCGCGACACCGTCGTGTCGGCTGCCGCCGATTCCGGCGACGCGTTACGCACGGTCTTCACCAGTCAGCCCTTGGATTTCGGCCAGTACGCCGGTGTGCTCGACGTTGCCAACCCGCGCAACCTGGTCGGCCTGATCATCGGTGCGGCCGTGGTGTTCCTGTTCTCCGGCCTTGCCATCAACGCGGTCTCCCGCGCTGCTGGTGCGGTGATCTTCGAGGTGCGTCGCCAATTCCGCGAGCACCCCGGAATCATGGCGGGCACGGAGAAGCCCGAGTACGCCCGTGTGGTCGACATCGTCACTCGCGACTCGCTGCGTGAGCTAGCGACGCCGGGTCTGCTCGCGGTGCTGACGCCGATCGCGGTTGGATTCGCCCTCGGCATCGGTGCCCTCGGCTCCTACTTGGTCGGAACGATCGCCACCGGTCTGCTGATGGCGGTCTTCCTGTCGAACTCCGGTGGCGCGTGGGACAACGCCAAGAAGTTCGTCGAGGACGGCAACTACGGCGGCAAGGGCTCGCTGTCGCATGAGGCAACCATCATTGGCGACACGGTTGGCGATCCGTTCAAGGACACCGCTGGCCCGTCGATCAACCCGCTGATCAAGGTGATGAACCTGGTTGCGCTGCTGGTGGCCCCAGCTATCGTGTCCATGTTCCTCAACAACCAGACGTGGCTGCGCATGGCAATTGCCGGCGTCGCAACCGCGATCGTGGTCGGCTCAGTCATCATCAGCAAGCGTCGTCCAATCGCCGTGGCTGAAGACGACATGGGCGAGGGCGTCGAAGAGCCGGGTGCGCCAACCCCGGACGCTGACGACGAGCTCGACGAAATCGTCGACGAGGTCGCCACTGAAGAGGGTGTCCCGCTCCCGGCCGATGAGGTTGAGGATGGCGCCGATGGCGACAAGGAAGACACCAAAGAAGACAGCAAGGACGACGCGAAGGCAGATGCCAGCGCCTAA
- a CDS encoding ATP-binding protein, producing MAALSIPPDTENVRTVRLVAGAAARRTGIDEEILEEVRLAVGEACARAVLRHRGAGETAAIDVELNHDEHGFSVRVVDHVVDAPDEDEAQLALAVISALVPESSLTAEAGGTVVTMRWPAAG from the coding sequence ATGGCCGCACTGAGCATCCCGCCTGACACCGAGAACGTGCGGACAGTTCGACTTGTCGCCGGTGCCGCTGCCAGACGAACCGGTATTGACGAGGAAATCCTGGAAGAGGTTCGCCTGGCCGTTGGAGAGGCGTGCGCCCGGGCCGTCCTGCGGCACCGAGGTGCAGGTGAGACCGCCGCGATCGATGTCGAACTCAATCATGATGAGCACGGATTTAGCGTTCGAGTCGTCGATCACGTCGTCGATGCGCCTGATGAGGACGAGGCGCAGCTTGCCCTCGCGGTTATTTCGGCGCTCGTGCCAGAGTCATCACTGACGGCTGAGGCCGGTGGCACTGTCGTCACGATGCGCTGGCCCGCTGCCGGGTAG
- a CDS encoding STAS domain-containing protein → MQITISTREQDNRSIVEVSGEVDVHEAPTLDAELSGLIEAGNVNVIVDFTNVEFLDSTGLGVLVKGLKRAREHDGSLTVVATADRIVKVFRITGLDSVIGVHATVSDALAG, encoded by the coding sequence GTGCAGATCACCATCTCGACCCGTGAACAGGACAACCGCTCGATCGTTGAGGTGTCCGGTGAAGTGGATGTGCACGAGGCCCCGACCCTGGATGCCGAGCTGTCGGGCCTGATCGAGGCCGGCAACGTCAACGTGATCGTCGACTTCACCAACGTCGAGTTCCTGGATTCAACTGGCCTAGGAGTGCTGGTCAAGGGCCTCAAGCGCGCCCGCGAGCACGATGGCTCACTGACCGTGGTGGCGACGGCTGACCGGATTGTCAAGGTATTCCGAATCACCGGACTCGACTCGGTCATTGGAGTTCACGCCACTGTTTCCGATGCGCTCGCGGGCTGA
- a CDS encoding DUF4244 domain-containing protein, whose product MTNQLARVVHDDQGMSTAEYAVGTVAAAGFGGLLVKLLSSPDVQDLLWNVIQKAFSFIF is encoded by the coding sequence ATGACAAATCAACTGGCGAGGGTTGTTCACGACGATCAGGGAATGTCAACGGCGGAGTATGCCGTGGGCACCGTTGCCGCGGCTGGATTCGGTGGGCTGCTGGTCAAGCTCCTATCGAGCCCAGATGTCCAGGACTTGTTGTGGAACGTTATTCAGAAGGCGTTCTCATTCATCTTCTGA
- a CDS encoding type II secretion system F family protein: MTAVLVACLTGAWLLLWTWRTPPTRRLEQVVRAQRNASAGTALNPRPTAATHDVVNPRLIFAACAMAAFGCWMLVGGPTGIVLAGAILVVGPRLLAGVEPRSVRARRQALESAAPMVADLMAACLSSGASAGAATRTVSQALDGPASDVLAKCVTHIDLGADPTQTWSSMTADTALAPIARAVVRSAQSGAPLADVLVRVADDLRSARKATLETAARSAGIKAVGPLGLCFLPAFMLLGIVPLVASLIVQMTG, encoded by the coding sequence GTGACGGCGGTGCTGGTCGCCTGCCTGACTGGCGCCTGGCTGCTCCTGTGGACCTGGCGGACACCGCCTACTCGCCGCCTCGAACAAGTGGTGCGGGCCCAACGGAATGCTTCTGCGGGCACAGCGCTGAATCCGCGGCCAACCGCAGCCACACACGATGTCGTCAACCCGCGATTGATCTTTGCCGCGTGTGCGATGGCGGCATTCGGTTGTTGGATGCTCGTGGGCGGTCCGACCGGAATCGTGTTGGCTGGCGCGATTTTGGTCGTGGGTCCACGATTGCTCGCGGGCGTTGAACCCCGATCGGTTCGCGCGCGCCGACAGGCATTGGAATCGGCCGCTCCGATGGTTGCGGATCTGATGGCTGCTTGCTTGTCGTCGGGCGCCTCGGCGGGTGCGGCGACACGAACCGTGTCACAGGCGCTGGATGGCCCAGCGAGTGACGTCCTGGCCAAGTGCGTGACGCACATCGATCTGGGTGCTGACCCCACCCAGACCTGGTCCTCGATGACGGCGGACACAGCACTCGCTCCCATCGCCCGGGCCGTAGTCCGTTCGGCGCAATCCGGGGCACCGCTTGCCGACGTGCTGGTACGTGTTGCCGACGATCTGAGATCGGCTCGCAAGGCGACGCTGGAGACGGCTGCGCGCAGTGCGGGGATCAAAGCAGTCGGACCGTTGGGACTGTGCTTCCTACCAGCCTTCATGTTGCTGGGGATCGTCCCGCTCGTGGCCAGCCTGATCGTCCAGATGACTGGGTAG
- a CDS encoding type II secretion system F family protein: protein MNTAAVVGAFCAGLAAVIFWWQPRRSLARSEPDVDHQPRPIPTAVGWIRGRISRRSDATKRRQAALEVVSGFAAELKAGQPLGVALQRCVESVPVVVCPHAIAVVRLGGDLPQALLRDAREQRLPILRSLSALWQVAEGSGAGLAAAADRLATAETNAEEVRRELMAQLAGPRATARVLAGLPAVGLMLGTSLGASPVKWLLGTPWGLTMLAAGLVLEALGLFWTSRLTQSVEALL, encoded by the coding sequence GTGAATACCGCCGCAGTTGTCGGAGCCTTCTGTGCGGGACTGGCCGCCGTCATCTTCTGGTGGCAACCCCGCCGATCACTGGCACGATCCGAACCCGATGTTGATCATCAACCGCGACCTATACCGACTGCGGTGGGATGGATTCGTGGCCGAATCTCACGACGATCCGATGCGACCAAGAGACGACAAGCCGCCCTTGAGGTGGTGTCGGGGTTCGCCGCCGAGCTCAAGGCGGGACAACCCTTGGGGGTGGCACTGCAGCGCTGCGTCGAATCTGTGCCCGTGGTGGTGTGCCCGCACGCTATTGCCGTCGTGCGCCTCGGCGGCGACCTGCCGCAGGCTCTGCTGCGTGACGCGCGGGAACAGCGATTGCCAATCCTTCGCTCGCTGAGCGCTCTCTGGCAGGTCGCCGAGGGTTCCGGCGCGGGGTTGGCAGCCGCAGCCGACCGGCTCGCGACTGCTGAGACCAACGCCGAAGAGGTGCGGCGCGAACTGATGGCACAGCTTGCGGGTCCTCGAGCAACCGCTCGGGTTCTGGCCGGCTTGCCAGCGGTCGGACTGATGCTCGGCACGAGCCTTGGGGCATCCCCAGTGAAATGGCTGCTCGGCACTCCGTGGGGGCTGACGATGCTGGCGGCGGGTTTGGTGTTGGAGGCTCTCGGGCTCTTCTGGACGAGCAGGCTCACCCAGTCGGTCGAGGCGCTGTTGTGA